A single Anopheles maculipalpis chromosome 3RL, idAnoMacuDA_375_x, whole genome shotgun sequence DNA region contains:
- the LOC126562067 gene encoding scavenger receptor class B member 1-like yields the protein MDVKLLKANNIPIHLPPRRKEAHAKGLCIICLTTTLAIVCFTLGLFVHIYKPTQLILDDRLTMRQSMPYFKWWKTTDDVLVTCRIFIFNVTNSDRWMDGLDDQLILDEVVPIVYREILEHDNVTFHEHNSTISYITRRRLMFLPDRNVPGILNKTIVVPNISLLGVAARMENDSYLMKRGLQFIYSISGDSVFSRMTIYDYLWNTRPPFLNQARKFVPGMVPSENVGVLKTMYEDHEDHVNVRYGKQYGDEQFFKMNTYEYEPTVPGFSLAKGDCFASIQNSSEGATYPQNLDEHSVLIYWRKTLCRAVPLYFDRQVQKGPLTGYKYVLPDDSYDRLPNSTADCYKGQFGLLEDGMTDTSKCSHDVPIVATSPHFYARNFSTAYKIAGMKPNREQHHSYAIVDPSFGIPLDQCARTQTNLAIPTLTNYPAEIRRFSDMIIPMFWIEYHQRELPTYIVRTLQAFHVTQSIEPYLPYVLYLSFILLLTVAFREAARYKMQGRISPTKYTKPKLTSL from the exons GTTTATGTATTATTTGCCTAACTACCACACTCGCGATTGTATGCTTCACATTAGGATTGTTTGTTCATATCTATAAACCGACACAGCTTATACTGGATGACCGATTGACAATGCGACAGAGTATGCCTTACTtcaaatggtggaaaacgacAGACGACGTGCTG GTTACGTGTCGAATATTCATCTTCAACGTCACCAACTCTGACCGCTGGATGGACGGTCTAGATGATCAGCTCATACTGGACGAAGTGGTTCCAATCGTGTACCGTGAAATATTGGAGCACGACAACGTTACATTTCATGAGCACAATTCCACAATATCCTACATTACCAGGAGGCGCCTGATGTTTTTGCCGGATCGAAATGTTCCAGGAATATTGAACAAAACGATCGTTGTACCGAACATATCGTTGCTT GGTGTTGCTGCTAGAATGGAAAACGACAGTTACCTCATGAAGCGTGGGCTCCAGTTTATTTACTCCATATCCGGCGATTCGGTGTTCAGCCGGATGACAATTTACGACTACTTATGGAATACGAGGCCGCCATTCTTGAACCAGGCCAGAAAGTTCGTCCCGGGTATGGTTCCGTCAGAAAATGTTGGTGTATTAAAAACG ATGTACGAAGATCATGAAGATCATGTAAACGTGCGGTACGGTAAACAGTACGGTGACGAACAGTTTTTCAAGATGAACACATACGAGTACGAACCTACGGTGCCAGGATTCAGTCTCGCCAAAGGTGATTGCTTCGCTTCCATTCAGAACTCATCCGAGGGTGCCACGTATCCACAAAACTTGGACGAACACTCGGTACTAATTTACTGGCGCAAAACACTATGCCGAGCAGTGCCACTGTACTTTGATCGACAGGTGCAGAAAGGACCACTAACGGGGTACAAATATGTGCTGCCCGATGATTCGTACGATCGATTGCCGAACAGTACCGCTGATTGCTATAAAGGACAGTTTGGATTGCTTGAGGATGGCATGACGGATACGTCCAAATGTTCCCATG ACGTTCCTATTGTAGCGACGAGTCCACACTTTTATGCACGCAATTTCTCCACGGCGTACAAGATAGCGGGTATGAAACCCAACCGAGAACAGCATCACAGCTACGCAATAGTCGATCCATCCTTTGGCATACCTTTGGATCAATGTGCCCGCACCCAGACTAATCTTGCCATTCCGACACTTACGAACTACCCAGCAGAAATCAGGCGCTTCAGCGATATGATCATTCCAATGTTCTGGATTGAATAT CATCAAAGAGAACTGCCTACCTACATCGTCCGAACACTGCAAGCATTTCACGTGACACAAAGCATCGAACCATACTTGCCTTACGTGCTGTACCTGTCCTTCATTTTGCTACTAACGGTTGCGTTCCGGGAAGCAGCACGCTATAAAATGCAGGGCAGGATATCACCGACAAAGTATACGAAACCCAAACTGACCAGTCTGTAG
- the LOC126562752 gene encoding J domain-containing protein CG6693: MSGTLDMCEKYYGTRNIYELFNVDKKVPVQELKKAYYRLSLQTHPDRVPESDKKEATEKFKVLSKLYNILSDKDTRAIYDERGVVDDDDDATTNWMDMWQKVFKPVTTEDIQNYHKTYTGSETERIDIKRAYLGGKGCINYMMQMVPFMTCEDEPRIAKIVQEMIDQEEVPEYAIFTKEPKEKRNRRHKKYAREAKLAKEIKKQQESTAALEQQIAVKRKSAFSSLIESLEAKYGSSKDESDDLFELDEEPPKKRKIQRKQSESTTKPAKKVTAAATKGRKTRSSK; this comes from the exons ATGTCGGGAACGCTCGATATGTGTGAAAAGTACTATGGCACGAGAAATATTTACGAGTTGTTTAATGTGGATAAAAAGGTGCCGGTGCAGGAAT TAAAGAAAGCTTACTATCGACTGTCCCTACAAACACACCCTGACCGTGTGCCGGAGAGCGACAAAAAGGAGGCGACCGAAAAATTTAAGGTGCTTAGCAAATTGTACAACATCCTTAGCGACAAGGATACACGCGCTATATACGATGAACGCGGAGtcgtcgatgatgatgacgatgctaCCACCAATTGGATGGATATGTGGCAAAAGGTTTTCAAGCCGGTCACCACGGAAGACATCCAAAATTACCACAAAACCTATACCGGCTCGGAGACGGAACGGATCGACATCAAGCGTGCTTACCTTGGCGGTAAAGGTTGCATCAACTATATGATGCAGATGGTCCCATTCATGACGTGCGAGGATGAACCGCGCATCGCTAAAATCGTTCAAGAAATGATAGACCAAGAGGAGGTACCGGAGTATGCCATCTTCACAAAGGAACCAAAAGAGAAGCGTAACCGTCGGCACAAGAAGTATGCTCGTGAGGCCAAGCTAGCGAAGGAAATCAAGAAGCAGCAGGAGAGCACAGCTGCACTCGAACAGCAGATTGCGGTCAAGCGAAAGAGTGCATTCAGTTCCCTGATTGAGTCGCTGGAAGCCAAATATGGTAGCAGCAAGGATGAGTCGGACGATCTGTTTGAGCTTGACGAGGAACCGccgaaaaagcgaaaaatacagcgaaaacaaagcgaaagcACAACCAAGCCCGCTAAAAaggtaacagcagcagctactaAAGGCAGAAAGACAAGATCATCGAAATAG
- the LOC126560756 gene encoding J domain-containing protein CG6693-like → MSAQTLDACEKYFGTKNIYELFGVEKTEKDFRKRYYWLLLHNDLELISASEKAEAIAKEQLLKTLYNILKHPKSRAEYDENGVVNAELEAAVNRAAEGQMFHKPTTAEDIEMYRGCYIGSAKERSDIKEVYLKGKGCMNYMMKNLHFMACKDEPRLVAIVQEMINWKEVPVYETFTKELKEKRTRRHAAHAREAAMAQQMQEEKQCGLDQAAYEQKIAEERKEAFFAMISSMEARYRDKGEVGISIDSLGE, encoded by the exons ATGTCTGCCCAAACGCTGGATGCTTGTGAGAAATATTTCGGAACGAAGAATATTTACGAACTGTTCGGTGTGGAGAAAACCGAGAAAGATT TCCGGAAACGATACTATTGGCTCTTGCTGCACAACGACCTAGAGTTGATTTCCGCGAGTGAAAAAGCAGAGGCCATCGCAAAAGAGCAACTGCTCAAAACATTGTACAACATCCTGAAACATCCGAAGTCGCGCGCTGAATACGACGAAAACGGCGTGGTCAATGCTGAACTCGAAGCTGCCGTGAATCGGGCCGCCGAAGGACAAATGTTCCACAAACCAACAACTGCGGAGGATATCGAGATGTACCGTGGGTGTTACATTGGGTCAGCTAAGGAACGGAGCGACATCAAGGAAGTGTACCTTAAGGGAAAAGGCTGCATGAACTACATGATGAAAAATCTCCATTTTATGGCGTGCAAAGATGAACCTCGCCTTGTAGCGATCGTACAAGAAATGATCAATTGGAAGGAGGTACCCGTGTACGAGACCTTCACCAAGGAACTGAAAGAGAAACGCACCCGGCGACACGCAGCACATGCCCGCGAAGCTGCCATGGCCCAACAGATGCAGGAGGAGAAACAGTGTGGGTTGGATCAGGCTGCTTACGAGCAGAAGATAGcagaagagagaaaagaggCATTCTTCGCCATGATTAGTTCGATGGAAGCACGTTATCGGGACAAGGGAGAAGTTGGTATTAGCATCGATAGTTTGGGTGAATAA
- the LOC126562045 gene encoding uncharacterized protein LOC126562045, which yields MLSERKYCYCHPSSEDKHSPVSTMASEVLGEWPKQPPPQHNCPVPDVSEKLANLSLVDPELPEGAASYTAHKRPSIIENAISMLSNLFGIPPRNGTKLDMEPSSHCLAEKEQYLKQAFIPSTPCIPIFETNRNGKGQLTVPLDYGSTVEDISMTPAGVYVEEMASSECSTMRQGRVRKRRKELSKAKQHAHMGREASGKGCDKNRKEKQRHALRRDILSDNRALSFDDCYGYDYREAVPSKPVDIHPLPQRCLAAGFSPASTGSVGSFQDALQDLAAVDNEQLVTASASATVCPVSPRCKPSQSVPDCQENQQKCDMEPKPAGYVVFTEYDVFTTPSASPARRRPRNLCEVFSYALNNLQPSADDSQPEDDEDEEELDHSDYTSDDFTEDEDGEAPILGGVDELEYDDDDDDDDDSVVFCEDYDDLNNDSNSSSGFDERKVRFNMKPVVHVMRAWDFAYRQARKGDWEMAARDRERFRKRVADLEPVLGPALQPALRDKIYAERFSGQDKYAQDLKLDVN from the exons ATGCTCTCCGAACGCAAATACTGCTACTGCCATCCGTCGTCTGAGGATAAGCACAGCCCAGTGTCGACCATGGCGAGCGAGGTATTGGGTGAATGGCCCAAACAACCACCACCGCAGCACAATTGTCCCGTACCAGATGTTAGCGAAAAGCTGGCCAACCTTAGCCTGGTTGACCCCGAACTTCCCGAAGGGGCTGCTTCATACACTGCACACAAGCGACCAAGTATAATCGAAAACGCAATCAGCATGTTAAGCAACCTTTTCGGCATACCGCCCCGTAACGGAACAAAGCTAGACATGGAACCCTCGTCACATTGCTTGGCCGAAAAGGAGCAATATTTAAAGCAAGCGTTCATCCCCTCTACACCCTGCATACCAATATTTGAGACGAACAGAAACGGCAAGGGTCAGCTGACAGTGCCGCTGGATTACGGTAGCACTGTGGAGGATATTTCCATGACCCCGGCAGGCGTTTACGTTGAGGAAATGGCAAGCAGCGAGTGTAGCACTATGCGACAGGGTCGTGTTCGCAAGCGGCGAAAGGAACTGTCCAAAGCTAagcaacacgcacacatgggCAGAGAGGCTAGTGGGAAAGGCTGTGATAAAAACCGAAAGGAGAAGCAACGGCACGCTCTGCGAAGGGACATCTTGAGCGATAATCGAGCCTTATCGTTCGACGATTGTTACGGTTACGATTACCGGGAGGCAGTGCCCAGCAAGCCGGTGGACATACACCCGCTACCACAACGTTGTCTTGCGGCAGGTTTCAGTCCTGCGTCGACTGGCAGTGTTGGAAGCTTTCAAGACGCATTGCAAGATCTTGCTGCAGTGGACAATGAACAGCTGGTCACGGCCTCCGCCAGTGCGACAGTTTGCCCTGTGTCACCTCGCTGCAAACCGTCACAAAGCGTCCCTGATTGCCAGGAAAACCAACAGAAATGTGATATGGAACCTAAGCCAGCTGGATATGTGGTGTTCACGGAGTACGATGTGTTTACGACCCCGTCGGCCAGTCCTGCTCGACGGCGTCCTCGTAACCTGTGTGAGGTTTTTAGCTACGCTTTGAACAACCTTCAGCCATCAGCAGATGACAGCCAGCCGgaggatgatgaggatgaggaggaGCTTGATCATAGTGATTACACCAGCGATGACTTTACGGAGGACGAGGACGGAGAAGCGCCCATCTTGGGGGGTGTCGATGAGCTTGAatatgatgacgatgatgacgacgacgacgacagtgTCGTTTTCTGCGAAGATTACGACGACCTGAACAATGATTCTAACTCTTCATCTGGATTCGATGAAAGGAAG GTGCGCTTCAACATGAAACCGGTGGTGCACGTGATGCGAGCGTGGGACTTTGCTTACCGACAGGCGCGGAAGGGGGATTGGGAGATGGCAGCCAGAGACCGTGAACGATTCCGGAAGCGGGTCGCCGATCTAGAACCGGTGCTAGGACCAGCACTACAGCCAGCGTTACGTGATAAAATTTATGCCGAACGGTTTAGCGGGCAGGACAAATACGCGCAAGATCTTAAGCTAGATGTGAATTAA